The Glandiceps talaboti chromosome 1, keGlaTala1.1, whole genome shotgun sequence genome has a segment encoding these proteins:
- the LOC144442917 gene encoding uncharacterized protein LOC144442917, which translates to MSLPVFLQNFTDENAAIQAFWHAGYSSYHIKMLLEIYHDTYLSSRQLKYRMKKLNLVRTTRSSDEDVDNAILHELNGSGSKCGYRAMWCRLKKKYKLNVSRDSVATKLRILDPDGVQARGKKRFKRGLYRSICVTVLDGDFLAQYMFSLKGPNQVWHLDGYDKLKPYGICISGCIDGYSRKIMWVKAASTNNNPAVIAHYYLACIKEVNGCPLQMRADPGTENETVAAMQMYIRQLGNDPHSGERSFIYGKSCANQRIEAFWSYLLRAWTEWWRQHFSGLVHEGLFVNRSQIHKCLIRHCYLPVIQTELDDIISEWNDHSIRRQSQLAVPCGRPNLLYYCPELSGGVDCLQEIPFNIDELDDYTCLPNYVGDSEVEVYLDDIMKEDKLLPARSPAEAQLLYERILERLVPHL; encoded by the exons aTGAGTTTACCagtgttcctacaaaacttcaCTGATG AAAATGCTGCCATCCAAGCCTTCTGGCATGCTGGATATTcatcatatcacataaaaatgtTACTGGAAATTTACCATGATACATACCTCAG TTCCAGACAGCTGAAGTACAGAATGAAGAAATTGAATTTGGTGAGAACGACACGGTCCAGTGACGAAGATGTAGACAATGCTATATTA CATGAACTTAATGGTTCTGGATCCAAATGTGGCTACAGAGCTATGTGGTGTCGACTTAAAAAGAAGTACAAGTTAAATGTCTCCAG AGATTCTGTAGCTACTAAATTAAGGATCCTTGACCCCGATGGTGTTCAAGCCAGAGGAAAAAAAAGGTTCAAACGTGGACTGTACAGAAGCATT TGTGTAACTGTTCTAGATGGTGACTTTCTAGCACAATATATGTTTTCTTTGAAGGGTCCCAATCAAGTATGGCACCTGGATGG GTATGATAAATTGAAACCATATGGCATTTGTATTAGTGGCTGTATTGATGG CTACTCAAGGAAAATTATGTGGGTAAAAGCTGCAAGTACCAATAACAATCCAGCAGTTATTGCACACTATTACCTGGCTTGTATTAAAGAAGTGAATG GATGTCCACTGCAAATGCGTGCAGATCCAGGCACAGAAAATGAAACTGTTGCTGCTATGCAAATGTATATACGACAACTCGGTAATGATCCTCATTCAGGAGAGCGTTCTTTCATTTATGGAAAGTCCTGTGCCAATCAG AGAATTGAAGCATTCTGGTCGTACCTATTGAGAGCTTGGACAGAGTGGTGGCGGCAGCACTTTTCAGGCTTGGTACATGAAGGTCTCTTTGTTAACAGAAGTCAAATACACAA GTGTCTAATTCGCCACTGTTATTTGCCCGTCATCCAAACAGAACTCGATGACATTATTTCCGAATGGAATGACCACTCTATCCGTAGACAATCACAACTTGCGGTGCCATGTGGGAGACCAAATTTATTATACTATTGCCCCGAGTTGTCAG GTGGTGTAGATTGCCTACAGGAAATACCATTCAACATTGACGAGTTGGACGATTACACATGTCTACCAAATTATGTGGGGGATAGTGAGGTTGAGGTGTATCTGGATGACATTATGAAAGAGGATAAACTTTTGCCAGCCAGGAGTCCTGCAGAAGCTCAATTGTTGTATGAAAGAATTTTAGAAAGATTGGTACCCCatctataa